The proteins below are encoded in one region of Palleronia sp. LCG004:
- a CDS encoding type II toxin-antitoxin system VapC family toxin — translation MSLAGGLVIDASVAIKWLIDEDGSDTALSLRDADLAAPALLRIEVGNVLRTLAARQAIAPAEARDLFAFFQEAPVAIADPDDALERRALDLALDLGHPIYDCVYLALAERMDRRLVTADLRFARALGSTDHAARILTLADVERTRPSGGSF, via the coding sequence ATGAGCCTCGCCGGCGGGCTGGTTATCGACGCCTCCGTCGCGATCAAATGGCTGATCGACGAGGATGGAAGCGATACCGCGTTGTCGCTGCGCGATGCGGATCTGGCGGCGCCCGCCCTTCTCAGGATCGAGGTCGGCAACGTGTTGCGGACCCTCGCGGCGCGACAGGCGATCGCACCAGCCGAAGCACGCGATCTCTTCGCCTTCTTCCAAGAGGCCCCCGTGGCCATTGCCGATCCCGACGATGCGCTCGAACGCCGCGCGCTCGACCTGGCGCTCGATCTCGGCCACCCGATCTACGATTGCGTCTACCTCGCGCTGGCCGAACGGATGGACCGGCGGCTCGTCACGGCCGATCTGCGCTTCGCCCGGGCGCTCGGATCGACCGATCATGCCGCTCGCATCCTGACGCTCGCGGATGTCGAGCGAACCCGCCCTTCGGGCGGCAGCTTCTGA
- a CDS encoding FitA-like ribbon-helix-helix domain-containing protein produces the protein MAQLTVRNIDDSIAAALKARATASGRSAEAEHRRILEEALGRPGGIDFFDRARTRRVKLGAAGPVTTDLIRADRDRTE, from the coding sequence ATGGCTCAATTGACCGTCCGCAACATCGACGACAGCATCGCCGCCGCCCTCAAGGCCCGTGCGACGGCATCCGGCCGTTCGGCCGAGGCCGAGCATCGGCGCATTCTCGAAGAGGCGCTCGGCCGTCCCGGCGGCATCGATTTCTTCGACCGTGCCCGCACGCGGCGGGTAAAGCTCGGCGCGGCCGGGCCTGTCACCACCGACCTGATCCGCGCCGACCGCGACCGCACGGAATGA
- the tenA gene encoding thiaminase II, translating to MSFTETLWDETADLQERIRTMPFNTEMASGTLPPETFRFYIIEDAHYLEGFARALALTGSRAPDPATIAQLSGAAAGAIAVERQLHDEYMALYGVTPEGFAAKPPSPACDHYVSFLIRSAATDPFPVAVTALLPCFCIYLRVGQSIHAEAAPEHPYRAWIDTYAGEDFEAAVTAMLVLVDRLADAADEPTRMAMRHAFERSSLHEWTFWQSAYERRDWQRP from the coding sequence ATGAGCTTTACCGAAACCCTCTGGGACGAAACCGCCGATCTGCAGGAGCGGATCCGCACCATGCCCTTCAACACCGAGATGGCGTCGGGCACCCTGCCGCCCGAGACCTTCCGCTTCTACATCATCGAGGACGCGCATTATCTCGAAGGGTTCGCCCGCGCGCTTGCCCTGACCGGGTCGCGCGCGCCAGACCCCGCGACCATCGCGCAGCTTTCGGGTGCCGCGGCGGGTGCCATCGCGGTGGAGCGACAGCTCCATGACGAATACATGGCGCTCTACGGCGTGACGCCCGAAGGTTTCGCCGCGAAACCTCCCTCGCCCGCCTGCGACCATTACGTCAGCTTCCTGATCCGGTCGGCCGCCACGGATCCCTTTCCGGTCGCGGTGACGGCGCTTCTTCCGTGTTTCTGCATCTATCTTCGCGTCGGCCAGTCCATCCATGCAGAGGCCGCTCCCGAGCATCCCTATCGCGCCTGGATCGACACCTATGCCGGAGAGGATTTCGAGGCTGCGGTCACGGCGATGCTCGTCCTCGTCGACCGGCTGGCCGATGCGGCGGACGAGCCCACGCGCATGGCGATGCGGCATGCCTTCGAGCGGTCGTCGCTCCACGAATGGACCTTCTGGCAGAGCGCCTACGAGAGGCGTGACTGGCAGCGCCCCTGA
- a CDS encoding CoA ester lyase, which yields MTLDEIALPLFLPAARLDRLDKALNSGADAVILDLEDAVSEAEKPGARAGLKGALPDTPPVPVLLRINGGDTPFFDEDVSAASVLPVAAIVVPKASDRGICAEVTRRTGKPVIGIIESALGVHHAHDVAGACRRLAFGSIDLAADLGIAHDRQALAFARSAVVMASRLAGLVPPWDGVTIATGDAEAVADDCRHGTMMGFGGKMLIHPAQIAPARAAMAPSGAERDWAHRVVAAAEKSTDAVKLDGEMIDAPVVARARQILARADRVR from the coding sequence ATGACGCTCGACGAGATCGCCCTGCCCCTTTTCCTGCCGGCCGCCCGGCTCGATCGGCTCGACAAGGCCCTGAATTCCGGTGCGGATGCCGTGATCCTCGACCTCGAGGACGCCGTCTCCGAGGCGGAGAAGCCCGGTGCCCGCGCAGGGCTGAAGGGGGCGTTGCCCGACACGCCGCCCGTGCCGGTCCTGCTCAGGATCAACGGTGGCGACACCCCCTTCTTCGACGAGGATGTCAGCGCGGCCTCGGTTCTGCCGGTGGCCGCGATCGTCGTGCCCAAGGCATCCGATCGCGGCATCTGCGCCGAAGTCACGCGGCGGACGGGCAAGCCGGTCATCGGGATCATCGAATCGGCGCTCGGGGTGCACCACGCGCATGACGTGGCCGGGGCCTGTCGCAGGCTCGCCTTCGGCTCCATCGACCTCGCCGCCGATCTCGGAATCGCCCATGACCGGCAGGCGCTGGCCTTCGCGCGCTCGGCAGTGGTCATGGCCTCGCGGCTCGCGGGGCTCGTCCCGCCATGGGACGGCGTGACGATCGCAACCGGCGATGCCGAGGCCGTCGCCGACGATTGCCGTCATGGCACGATGATGGGATTCGGCGGCAAGATGCTGATCCATCCCGCGCAGATCGCGCCGGCCCGCGCCGCCATGGCCCCCAGCGGGGCCGAGCGCGACTGGGCCCACCGCGTCGTCGCCGCGGCCGAAAAATCGACCGATGCCGTCAAGCTCGACGGAGAGATGATCGACGCGCCGGTCGTCGCGCGGGCACGCCAGATCCTCGCCCGCGCGGACCGGGTGCGCTGA
- the thiD gene encoding bifunctional hydroxymethylpyrimidine kinase/phosphomethylpyrimidine kinase: MIPNILSIAGSDPSGGAGIQADIKAIAANGGYAMAAITALTAQNTRGVARVALTDADMVAAQIAAIREDIRIDAVKIGMLGNAAIVEAVARALDGLGVPVVLDPVMVAKGGDRLLASEAVAALSELLVPMATILTPNLPEAGDLLGREAARDAAGMREQGRALLALGCGAVLMKGGHLPGDAVTDLLVTPEGEMTMTGARIATANTHGTGCTLSSALATEIAKGHALPDAARRAKEYVARAIAASGELSVGGGYGPVHHFHAVAGDTQ, from the coding sequence ATGATTCCCAACATCCTTTCCATTGCGGGATCCGACCCGTCGGGCGGTGCCGGCATCCAGGCCGACATCAAGGCCATCGCGGCGAACGGTGGCTATGCGATGGCCGCGATCACGGCGCTGACCGCGCAGAACACGCGCGGCGTGGCGCGGGTCGCGCTGACGGATGCCGACATGGTCGCCGCACAGATCGCCGCCATCCGCGAGGATATCCGCATCGATGCGGTAAAAATCGGCATGCTCGGCAATGCCGCGATCGTCGAGGCCGTCGCCCGCGCGCTTGACGGGCTCGGGGTGCCTGTCGTTCTCGACCCGGTGATGGTCGCCAAGGGGGGCGACCGGCTGCTTGCATCCGAGGCGGTCGCGGCGCTCTCCGAGCTGCTGGTGCCGATGGCGACGATCCTCACGCCGAACCTGCCCGAGGCTGGCGACCTCCTGGGGCGGGAGGCCGCGCGCGACGCGGCGGGAATGCGCGAACAGGGGCGCGCACTCCTCGCGCTCGGCTGTGGTGCCGTTCTGATGAAGGGAGGGCATCTGCCGGGCGACGCGGTGACGGACCTGCTGGTCACGCCCGAGGGCGAAATGACGATGACCGGCGCGCGCATCGCGACCGCGAACACGCACGGGACGGGTTGCACGCTGTCCTCCGCGCTCGCCACCGAGATCGCCAAGGGGCATGCCCTGCCCGACGCCGCCCGACGCGCCAAGGAATACGTCGCGCGCGCCATCGCGGCCTCGGGCGAGCTGTCGGTCGGCGGCGGTTACGGCCCGGTCCACCATTTCCACGCAGTCGCCGGAGACACGCAATGA
- a CDS encoding sulfotransferase — protein MPAEGGFPWHRWFHPLCGADPLTLLSVVARGGMPAPSRVPAFAIACAMSVFRLPFTLAERVLDAGASAPAHPPVFVVGHPRSGTTHLHNVLAASGAFATVPPVLAALPWERRTIGPLMRPMIEPHLPANRLIDGVEIGRDDPTEDEVGLANTGPLSYFHALYFPRHFARDYRAGLLHLGTARTRRGRERAIARYVRNMGRRSVDRPLLLKNPAYTARVDLLAQLFPGAKVIHIHRDPAAVFSSAHRALAIALREMSFQDAAQVDLDAAILETYPEMMASLRRSRDALPEGCFAEIAFEDLVADPDATLGRLWADLDLPGGAGSAIGYCREVAGYRTQSSPLPPARRDALRRLWPADFAAYGRPSEAAGG, from the coding sequence ATGCCGGCTGAAGGGGGCTTTCCCTGGCACCGATGGTTCCACCCCTTATGCGGGGCGGATCCGCTGACGCTTCTGTCGGTCGTCGCGCGCGGGGGGATGCCCGCGCCGTCGCGCGTTCCGGCCTTCGCCATCGCCTGCGCCATGTCGGTTTTCCGGCTGCCCTTCACGCTGGCCGAACGGGTGCTCGATGCCGGTGCCTCCGCGCCTGCGCATCCGCCGGTCTTTGTCGTTGGGCATCCCCGCAGCGGAACGACGCATCTTCATAACGTGCTGGCCGCCTCGGGGGCCTTCGCGACGGTGCCGCCGGTCCTTGCCGCGCTGCCATGGGAGCGGCGCACGATCGGCCCGCTGATGCGCCCGATGATCGAGCCGCACCTGCCCGCCAACCGCCTGATCGACGGGGTCGAGATCGGTCGCGACGACCCGACCGAGGACGAGGTCGGCCTCGCCAATACTGGGCCGCTGTCCTATTTCCACGCGCTCTACTTTCCCCGTCACTTCGCGCGCGATTACCGCGCGGGACTTCTTCATCTGGGGACGGCCCGCACGCGCCGGGGCCGCGAGCGCGCGATCGCACGCTATGTCCGGAATATGGGACGCCGGTCGGTCGATCGACCGCTGCTGCTGAAGAACCCTGCCTATACGGCGCGCGTGGATCTGCTGGCGCAGCTCTTTCCCGGTGCGAAGGTCATCCATATCCATCGCGACCCTGCGGCGGTCTTTTCCTCCGCGCATCGCGCGCTCGCCATTGCGCTGCGCGAGATGTCGTTCCAGGACGCCGCGCAGGTCGATCTCGACGCCGCGATCCTCGAGACCTATCCCGAGATGATGGCATCGCTGAGGCGTTCGCGCGATGCGCTGCCCGAGGGTTGCTTTGCCGAGATCGCCTTCGAGGATCTGGTGGCCGATCCAGACGCGACGCTCGGACGGCTCTGGGCCGATCTGGACCTTCCGGGCGGGGCCGGTTCCGCGATCGGCTATTGCCGCGAGGTCGCGGGATACCGCACGCAGTCGAGCCCGCTTCCGCCCGCGCGTCGCGACGCGCTCCGCAGGCTCTGGCCCGCCGATTTCGCGGCCTACGGACGGCCTAGCGAAGCAGCAGGCGGATGA
- the thiE gene encoding thiamine phosphate synthase, which produces MIPPLYFVTDPGAPLSIPEQAERAARGGAGWVQLRHKTLGDTDFADLARTLIDRLTPFGVALIVNDRVEIARQVGAAGLHTGQGDGDPMAIRDRIGPDMIFGLSVETDAQIAALPEKGLSYLGVGPMRATASKPDHAPPIGLHGIARIVAATPLPCFAIGGVGPGDMAALRRAGCAGAAVISAISRAADPEAAAKALIDEWTTT; this is translated from the coding sequence ATGATACCGCCGCTCTATTTCGTCACGGATCCGGGTGCGCCGCTTTCGATCCCTGAACAGGCCGAACGCGCGGCGCGGGGCGGTGCCGGATGGGTGCAGCTTCGCCACAAGACGCTCGGCGATACGGATTTCGCGGATCTCGCCCGGACGCTGATCGACCGGCTGACGCCTTTCGGTGTCGCGCTGATCGTCAACGACCGGGTCGAGATCGCGCGGCAGGTCGGGGCGGCGGGCCTCCATACCGGACAGGGTGACGGCGACCCCATGGCGATCCGCGACCGGATCGGCCCGGACATGATCTTCGGCCTTTCGGTCGAAACGGACGCCCAGATCGCGGCCCTGCCGGAAAAGGGTCTGAGCTATCTGGGCGTGGGCCCGATGCGCGCGACCGCCTCGAAGCCGGACCATGCCCCGCCCATCGGCCTTCACGGCATCGCCCGGATCGTGGCGGCGACGCCCCTGCCCTGCTTCGCCATCGGCGGCGTCGGTCCCGGTGACATGGCCGCGCTCAGACGGGCGGGTTGCGCGGGGGCGGCCGTGATCTCGGCCATCTCGCGCGCAGCCGACCCCGAGGCCGCGGCAAAGGCCCTCATCGACGAATGGACCACGACATGA
- a CDS encoding aldehyde dehydrogenase family protein: MKDVVNLSKLALPEPLNLIGGEWVPARSGGEMDVVSPIDGEVFARIADSDAADVDAAVQAARAAFEGGAWSELTAAERGRLMIRLSERILEHAEDLAQLETRDNGKPIAQARADMKVTARYFEYYGGAADKVHGEVIPFQKGYNVEVHREPHGVTGHIIPWNYPAQMFGRSVAPAIAMGNAAVLKPAEDACLTALAIGRMATDLGFPPGAINIVTGRGARAGQALADHPGIDFISFTGSPEVGQMIQQAAARNFIGCTLELGGKSPQIVFEDADLDAALPVLVNAVIQNGGQTCSAGTRVLVQRGIFDAVGARLAERFGEVEAEASDHDGATLGPLISAKQKKRVETYIAEADAPLMARGRIGEGAPDGGFYVAPAVFGPCDPKARIAQEEVFGPVVCMIPFEDEAEAIAIANGTEYGLVAAVWTRDGGRQQRVAKAMRCGQVFINGYGAGGGVELPFGGIRKSGHGREKGFAALLEFSTIKTIVNNHG, from the coding sequence ATGAAGGACGTCGTGAACCTTTCGAAGCTCGCTCTTCCCGAGCCTCTGAACCTGATCGGGGGGGAATGGGTTCCGGCCCGGTCGGGGGGCGAGATGGATGTCGTGTCGCCGATCGACGGGGAGGTCTTCGCGCGGATCGCCGACAGCGATGCGGCGGATGTGGATGCGGCGGTGCAGGCGGCGCGGGCGGCGTTCGAGGGGGGCGCGTGGTCGGAGCTGACGGCGGCCGAGCGGGGACGGCTGATGATCCGGCTGTCGGAGAGGATCCTCGAGCATGCCGAGGATCTCGCGCAGCTCGAGACGCGCGACAACGGCAAGCCCATCGCGCAGGCGCGCGCCGACATGAAGGTGACGGCGCGCTATTTCGAGTATTACGGCGGCGCGGCCGACAAGGTGCATGGCGAGGTCATCCCCTTCCAGAAGGGCTACAACGTCGAGGTGCATCGCGAGCCGCACGGCGTGACGGGCCACATCATCCCGTGGAACTATCCCGCGCAGATGTTCGGCCGCTCGGTCGCGCCGGCGATCGCGATGGGCAATGCCGCGGTTCTGAAGCCCGCGGAGGATGCGTGCCTGACCGCGCTCGCCATCGGGCGGATGGCGACCGATCTGGGCTTTCCGCCGGGGGCGATCAACATCGTGACGGGCCGGGGGGCGCGTGCGGGACAGGCGCTGGCCGATCATCCCGGCATCGACTTCATCTCGTTCACGGGGTCTCCGGAAGTGGGTCAGATGATCCAGCAGGCGGCGGCGCGGAACTTCATCGGCTGCACGCTGGAGCTCGGGGGCAAGTCGCCGCAGATCGTGTTCGAGGATGCCGATCTCGACGCGGCGCTGCCGGTGCTGGTCAACGCGGTGATCCAGAACGGCGGGCAGACCTGCTCGGCGGGCACGCGGGTGCTGGTCCAGCGGGGCATCTTCGACGCGGTGGGCGCGCGGCTCGCGGAGCGGTTCGGGGAGGTCGAGGCGGAGGCGTCGGACCATGACGGGGCGACGCTGGGGCCGCTGATCTCGGCGAAGCAGAAGAAGCGGGTCGAGACCTACATCGCCGAGGCCGACGCGCCGCTGATGGCGCGCGGGCGGATCGGGGAGGGCGCGCCCGACGGCGGGTTCTACGTGGCCCCGGCGGTCTTCGGGCCGTGCGATCCGAAGGCGCGGATCGCGCAGGAGGAAGTGTTCGGGCCGGTGGTCTGCATGATCCCGTTCGAGGACGAGGCGGAGGCCATCGCGATCGCGAACGGCACCGAATACGGCCTTGTCGCGGCGGTCTGGACGCGCGACGGCGGGCGTCAGCAGCGGGTCGCCAAGGCCATGCGCTGCGGCCAGGTCTTCATCAACGGCTACGGCGCGGGCGGCGGGGTCGAGCTGCCCTTCGGCGGCATCCGCAAGTCCGGACACGGCCGCGAGAAGGGCTTCGCAGCCCTCCTCGAATTCTCCACCATCAAGACAATCGTCAATAACCACGGGTGA
- the thiM gene encoding hydroxyethylthiazole kinase, whose product MDTPSYHLGAMRDAAPLVQNITNYVAMNVMANVLLAAGASPAMVHARGEAAEFARIASALSINIGTLDDEWIECMAIAADAAREAGTPWVLDPVAVGATAMRREAGARLLALGPRVVRGNASEILALSGAEAAGRGADAADAVENAEDAARDLARRTGAVVIATGPVDFATDGSRIARIRNGHAMMPRVTVMGCSLTGLIAAFVAPADDAFEASVAALAHYGYAGEIAAREAKGPGSFQVAFLDALHAIDGPGLDAAARIERA is encoded by the coding sequence ATGGATACCCCCTCATACCATCTGGGCGCGATGCGCGATGCCGCACCGCTCGTGCAGAATATCACGAATTACGTCGCGATGAACGTCATGGCGAACGTGCTGCTGGCCGCGGGGGCGTCGCCCGCGATGGTCCACGCGCGGGGCGAGGCCGCCGAATTCGCCCGCATCGCCTCTGCACTCAGCATCAATATCGGCACGCTCGACGACGAATGGATCGAGTGCATGGCGATCGCCGCCGATGCCGCGCGCGAGGCGGGGACGCCCTGGGTTCTCGATCCCGTGGCCGTCGGCGCGACCGCGATGCGGCGCGAGGCGGGTGCGCGGCTCCTCGCGCTCGGGCCGAGGGTCGTGCGCGGCAACGCCTCCGAGATCCTCGCGCTGTCGGGGGCCGAAGCGGCGGGACGCGGGGCCGATGCCGCCGATGCCGTCGAGAATGCCGAGGACGCGGCCCGCGACCTCGCGCGCCGCACCGGTGCCGTCGTCATCGCGACGGGTCCGGTGGACTTCGCGACGGACGGAAGCCGGATCGCGCGGATCCGCAATGGCCATGCGATGATGCCGCGCGTCACGGTCATGGGATGTTCGCTGACGGGCCTCATCGCGGCTTTCGTTGCACCGGCCGACGACGCGTTCGAGGCCAGCGTCGCGGCACTCGCCCATTACGGTTACGCGGGCGAGATCGCGGCGCGCGAGGCAAAGGGCCCGGGATCGTTCCAGGTGGCATTTCTCGACGCGCTTCACGCGATCGACGGCCCCGGTCTCGACGCGGCCGCGCGGATCGAGCGGGCATGA
- a CDS encoding aldehyde dehydrogenase family protein — protein MSDTDSDDLHAAQARLSRAGPATPAERRAHLSALARETRAHAEEIARAIDADFNGRPRTETMLAEVAMVLENIRWTKARIGRWTKAERVRLSPEFWPSRARVERVPLGLVGILAPWNYPVQLALVPLVAALAGGNRVLLKPSEFTPRTSAVLSKIVHAAVGDRARVVEGGAEVAQALTRMPLDGIFYTGSTATGRRVMAAAAETLTPVTLELGGKSPAIVLPGADPDRVARSVMAGKLLNAGQTCIAPDYLLVPEGSEEGILAALKSACRALYPDPSGGDYAAIARPADRRRLKGLLGGGRAVPLMDRMPEAPHLGAYAVLDPDPESDLMREEIFGPILPIVAYRTPDDAARFVRARDVPLALYVYGPDVGACERMVAQVPSGGAMIDDCVLHVAAHALPFGGAGASGMGAYHGEEGFRAFTRPRSIMVRSRFAPIGMSRPPYGKAIERIIRLLLR, from the coding sequence ATGAGCGATACGGATTCCGACGACCTTCACGCCGCCCAGGCCCGCCTGAGCCGGGCGGGCCCCGCGACCCCGGCCGAACGGCGCGCGCATCTCTCGGCGCTGGCGCGCGAGACCCGCGCGCATGCCGAGGAGATCGCGCGCGCCATCGATGCGGATTTCAACGGGCGGCCCCGGACCGAGACCATGCTGGCCGAGGTCGCCATGGTGCTCGAGAACATCCGCTGGACGAAGGCCAGGATTGGCCGATGGACCAAGGCCGAACGCGTCCGGCTTTCCCCCGAATTCTGGCCCTCGCGCGCACGGGTCGAGCGGGTGCCGCTCGGCCTCGTCGGCATCCTCGCGCCGTGGAACTATCCCGTTCAACTCGCGCTCGTTCCGCTGGTCGCGGCGTTGGCCGGGGGCAATCGCGTGTTGCTGAAACCGTCGGAATTCACGCCGCGGACCAGCGCAGTTCTGTCGAAGATCGTCCATGCCGCCGTCGGCGATCGCGCCCGCGTCGTCGAAGGCGGCGCGGAGGTCGCGCAGGCCCTGACGCGGATGCCGCTCGACGGAATATTCTATACCGGATCGACGGCGACTGGGCGGCGGGTCATGGCGGCGGCGGCCGAAACCCTCACCCCCGTGACGCTGGAGCTTGGCGGCAAATCCCCGGCGATCGTCCTGCCGGGTGCCGATCCCGACCGCGTGGCGCGCTCCGTCATGGCGGGAAAGCTGCTCAATGCCGGGCAGACCTGCATCGCGCCCGATTACCTGCTGGTGCCCGAGGGAAGCGAGGAAGGGATCCTCGCCGCGTTGAAATCCGCGTGCCGGGCACTTTATCCCGACCCGTCGGGCGGCGATTACGCGGCGATCGCACGTCCCGCCGACCGCAGGCGGCTCAAGGGCCTGCTCGGTGGTGGACGGGCTGTGCCGCTGATGGACCGGATGCCGGAGGCTCCACACCTCGGGGCCTATGCCGTGCTAGACCCCGATCCCGAAAGCGACCTGATGCGTGAGGAGATCTTCGGGCCGATCCTGCCGATCGTCGCCTATCGCACGCCCGACGATGCCGCGCGGTTCGTCCGCGCGCGCGACGTGCCGCTGGCGCTCTATGTCTACGGGCCGGATGTCGGGGCCTGCGAGCGGATGGTGGCGCAGGTACCGTCAGGCGGCGCGATGATCGACGATTGCGTCCTGCATGTGGCGGCCCATGCCCTGCCATTCGGCGGGGCGGGCGCATCGGGCATGGGGGCCTATCACGGCGAGGAAGGGTTCCGCGCCTTCACCCGTCCGCGCAGCATCATGGTGCGGTCGCGTTTCGCGCCCATCGGGATGTCGCGGCCGCCCTACGGAAAGGCGATCGAGCGCATCATCCGCCTGCTGCTTCGCTAG
- a CDS encoding HupE/UreJ family protein: MTRLSLALLTTLAATPAMAHLDPAAHGSVLAGLSHPVFGLDHILAMVAVGLWAVALGQRAVWALPAAFVGAMIVGYAGAVGGVGLPFVEPMILVSVMALGLVLALAISLPLGGAVALTALFGLFHGHAHGAELGAAGALAFGAGFALSTALLHAAGVGIARVATDTRVLRALGLLTAISGASIALAG, encoded by the coding sequence ATGACCCGACTTTCGCTCGCCCTCCTAACGACGCTCGCCGCGACGCCCGCGATGGCCCATCTGGACCCGGCAGCGCATGGATCGGTGCTTGCCGGGCTGTCGCACCCGGTCTTCGGGCTCGACCATATCCTGGCGATGGTGGCCGTCGGCCTCTGGGCCGTGGCGCTTGGCCAGCGGGCGGTCTGGGCGCTGCCCGCCGCCTTCGTCGGGGCAATGATCGTCGGATATGCGGGGGCCGTCGGGGGCGTCGGGCTGCCGTTCGTCGAGCCGATGATCCTCGTCTCGGTGATGGCGCTCGGCCTCGTCCTCGCCCTTGCCATCAGCCTGCCGCTCGGCGGGGCGGTGGCGCTCACGGCACTGTTCGGGCTCTTCCACGGCCACGCGCACGGGGCCGAGCTCGGCGCGGCGGGGGCACTGGCCTTCGGCGCGGGATTCGCGCTGTCGACCGCGCTGCTCCACGCGGCCGGCGTCGGAATTGCGCGCGTGGCGACCGACACGCGCGTCCTGAGAGCCCTCGGCCTGCTCACCGCGATCAGCGGCGCATCGATCGCGCTGGCTGGCTGA
- a CDS encoding sn-glycerol-3-phosphate ABC transporter ATP-binding protein UgpC encodes MAEVSLKHVVKRYGKVEAVQDFNLEIADEEFVVFVGPSGCGKSTTLRMIAGLEDISGGEIRIGDRVVNDLPPRARDISMVFQNYALYPHMNVRDNQGFGLKIAKRPKSEIEEKVSRASRLLGIEGFLSRKPAALSGGQRQRVAMGRAIVRDPAVFLFDEPLSNLDAKLRGQMRTEIRKLHEKVRNTVIYVTHDQVEAMTLADRIVVMRDGRIEQVGTPDEVYHAPASDFVAGFIGSPPMNLLDARIVREGDGRAVEIPGGPRLPIGEGQFADLAPDRAVRLGLRPEALAPERMAGPLKRPFGFEADITLVEPLGGEALIFLEMGDAEVTSRVFRPNARLSPERSVPFVVDLDEINLFDTESGRRLA; translated from the coding sequence ATGGCCGAGGTTTCGCTCAAGCACGTCGTCAAGCGCTACGGCAAGGTCGAGGCGGTTCAGGATTTCAACCTCGAGATCGCGGACGAGGAATTCGTCGTCTTCGTCGGTCCCTCGGGCTGCGGCAAGTCCACCACGTTGCGCATGATCGCGGGGCTGGAGGACATTTCCGGCGGCGAGATCCGCATCGGCGACCGCGTCGTCAACGATCTGCCGCCACGGGCCCGCGACATCTCGATGGTGTTCCAGAACTACGCGCTCTATCCGCACATGAACGTGCGCGACAATCAGGGCTTCGGGCTCAAGATCGCCAAGCGGCCGAAATCCGAGATCGAGGAGAAGGTCAGCCGCGCCTCGCGCCTTCTCGGGATCGAGGGCTTCCTGTCGCGCAAGCCCGCCGCGCTCTCGGGCGGTCAGCGGCAACGCGTCGCGATGGGCCGCGCCATCGTGCGCGATCCGGCGGTCTTCCTCTTCGACGAACCGCTCTCCAACCTCGACGCCAAGCTGCGGGGCCAGATGCGCACCGAGATCCGCAAGCTTCACGAAAAGGTCCGCAATACCGTCATTTACGTCACCCACGATCAGGTCGAGGCGATGACCCTGGCCGACCGGATCGTCGTGATGCGCGACGGCCGCATCGAACAGGTCGGCACCCCGGACGAGGTCTATCACGCCCCCGCGTCCGATTTCGTCGCGGGCTTCATCGGCAGCCCGCCCATGAACCTTCTCGACGCGCGGATCGTGCGCGAGGGAGACGGCCGCGCGGTCGAGATCCCCGGCGGGCCGCGCCTGCCGATCGGCGAGGGTCAGTTCGCCGATCTCGCGCCAGACCGCGCGGTGCGCCTCGGCCTGCGTCCCGAGGCGCTCGCACCCGAACGGATGGCCGGACCATTGAAACGTCCGTTCGGCTTCGAGGCCGACATCACGCTCGTCGAGCCGCTGGGTGGCGAGGCGCTGATTTTCCTCGAGATGGGCGATGCCGAGGTGACTTCCCGCGTCTTCCGGCCCAATGCGCGCCTTTCGCCCGAAAGGTCTGTCCCCTTCGTCGTGGATCTGGACGAGATCAACCTCTTCGACACGGAATCCGGCCGACGGCTCGCCTGA